A window of the Streptomyces sp. JB150 genome harbors these coding sequences:
- a CDS encoding TrmH family RNA methyltransferase, producing MNDLASRRHGHDAADPTDSTGSIDAGSRAVDGSSGPEPARSADLVSAWHRLVAGCVLLDGFHALKHAVRFGAEIPVAVAVDRGAALALAEELAPDVRPALDALLTEVPESAYAALVPRPHPTAVAALAVRPSRAANLERLARAPRTAPVVVLDNPRNLGNAGAVIRLAAGFGATGVVTTGTLDPWHPTVVRGGAGLHFATAVERLEPAELPPGPLFALDPEGDDIRGVKLPDDAVLAFGSERSGLSEGLRARADHLLALPMRPQVSSYNLATSVAMTLYHWSLGAGAVHRSAV from the coding sequence ATGAACGACCTTGCGAGCCGCAGGCACGGTCACGACGCGGCGGACCCCACCGATTCCACCGGCTCCATCGATGCCGGAAGCCGCGCGGTGGACGGCTCCAGCGGACCGGAACCGGCGCGTTCCGCCGACCTCGTGTCCGCGTGGCACCGGCTCGTCGCCGGCTGTGTCCTGCTGGACGGCTTCCACGCGCTGAAGCACGCCGTCCGCTTCGGCGCCGAGATCCCCGTGGCCGTCGCCGTCGACCGGGGCGCCGCGCTCGCCCTCGCGGAGGAGCTGGCCCCGGACGTACGGCCGGCGCTGGACGCGCTGCTCACCGAGGTCCCCGAGTCGGCGTACGCCGCGCTCGTGCCGCGCCCGCACCCCACCGCCGTGGCCGCCCTCGCCGTACGGCCGTCCCGCGCGGCGAACCTGGAACGGCTGGCGCGCGCCCCGCGCACCGCCCCCGTGGTCGTCCTCGACAACCCCCGCAACCTCGGCAACGCGGGCGCGGTGATCCGGCTGGCCGCCGGGTTCGGCGCGACCGGTGTGGTCACCACCGGCACCCTCGACCCCTGGCATCCCACAGTCGTGCGCGGCGGGGCGGGGCTGCACTTCGCCACCGCGGTGGAGCGGCTGGAGCCGGCCGAACTGCCGCCGGGCCCCTTGTTCGCGCTGGATCCGGAGGGTGACGACATCCGGGGCGTGAAGCTGCCGGACGACGCCGTCCTCGCCTTCGGCTCCGAGCGCAGCGGGCTGTCCGAAGGGCTGCGCGCGCGGGCCGACCACCTGCTGGCCCTGCCGATGCGCCCCCAGGTCTCCAGCTACAACCTCGCGACCAGCGTGGCCATGACGCTGTACCACTGGAGCCTGGGGGCGGGAGCGGTCCACCGGAGTGCGGTCTAG